In a single window of the Panthera leo isolate Ple1 chromosome A1, P.leo_Ple1_pat1.1, whole genome shotgun sequence genome:
- the URAD gene encoding putative 2-oxo-4-hydroxy-4-carboxy-5-ureidoimidazoline decarboxylase, translating into MDMEKVNSMDFGEFVDVFGNVVERCPLIAAAVWSQRPFSNSEDLEKHFFAFIDALPQSGQEGILRCHPDLAGRELQQGTLTAESRREQRGAGLMSLDAAERLRLAELNAQYRARFGFPFVLAARLSDRAAVPGELARRLQRPPAEELRTALGEVKKIGRLRLADLLGAAGLAGP; encoded by the exons ATGGACATGGAGAAGGTCAACTCCATGGACTTTGGAGAATTTGTGGACGTGTTCGGGAATGTCGTTGAGAGATGCCCTCTGATTGCGGCTGCTGTGTGGTCCCAGCGCCCGTTCTCCAACTCGGAAGATTTAGAGAAGCACTTTTTTGCCTTTATTGACGCCCTTCCACAGTCAG GCCAAGAGGGCATCCTGCGCTGCCACCCGGACCTGGCGGGCCGCGAGCTGCAGCAGGGCACGCTCACTGCGGAGTCGCGGCGGGAGCAGAGGGGCGCGGGCCTGATGAGCCTGGACGCGGCCGAGCGGCTCCGGCTGGCGGAGCTCAACGCTCAGTACCGCGCGCGCTTCGGCTTCCCCTTCGTGCTCGCCGCGCGTCTCAGCGACCGGGCGGCGGTGCCGGGGGAGCTGGCGCGCCGGCTGCAGCGCCCGCCCGCCGAGGAGCTGCGCACCGCCCTGGGCGAGGTGAAGAAGATCGGCCGCCTGCGCCTCGCCGACCTCCTCGGCGCCGCCGGCCTCGCCGGACCGTAG